A section of the Pedobacter sp. HDW13 genome encodes:
- a CDS encoding SIR2 family protein, with amino-acid sequence MDYQKKIKEQLSNGLIIPVVGAGVSYATSGIPGWKGLIENGLAYAANSLGVSPDKILEANDLLKENKLTAAADIVKNLLNAPGHPFTNWLNYNFERPEIKSTDLIQSIQNLCQPIIATTNYDDLLRTVGSAQTDMALDWSQHEEIQSCLSQHRRFILHLHGLYTRPTTPIFGAGDYENLRNQLGYKTILNQLWMHRHFLFIGCSRDGVMDEDFMSVLKLMQEWFPGQQKEHYILMSDKEIGSQQHLELLQKCNVHLVPFGKDYNELPHFINHINPNAKEIVQRYNQQKERAFEGIRSILEAQQNIDVDQTVKEFIKENLGLPYYWLSNDKIKIFMDALENYNSGIQKKREKFVNLQVMMRAIINISDLKSKIALWAKNSHETNHLNNIDFINMGILAWELLISIPEEILEEIKIRDLRVVHHAYFAGTLSSFYHEAKSWKDSGKPEDLDGDRYFFENLVRIMNSLLGILELNVNDLYNEKPVAKIAVELPKEFVLAVCPKSISITKSEDISEVVAELPWDESLEFSFATVITVGHTKIVIGFNSQYCFKWNPTEELTATNFFEINKDEVIVELEVLNQGQHIVLEIYTSKRKILMVNFSDTNETKLEKGFVNYVKLLLNGKTYCKGRIEKSFRGASVFELSSLGEYHPKITSVSLWEQLLEIPEINAEYHDYLKQENFDSRRNDILYPYVADISLSKVGWIDKELLALKIRFGFTGPDSTAIFIIDPSIGYEKPIFKIYFPHKICFCFDTFSYGENVDLIVGYLDFNDVGNLVQHFEKIQQAAQMTAYNQPGLFPQEILSRTQIRDMFYTTLVSPNRALLIEEGKILHDVNLRTQQNVTIEFEDRIRSVRYFQ; translated from the coding sequence GTGGATTACCAAAAAAAAATAAAAGAACAATTAAGTAATGGCCTCATTATTCCAGTAGTTGGCGCTGGTGTCTCATATGCTACTTCAGGAATACCAGGTTGGAAAGGATTAATAGAAAATGGCCTGGCCTATGCGGCCAACAGTCTCGGAGTTTCACCGGATAAAATCCTCGAAGCAAATGACTTGTTAAAGGAAAATAAGCTAACAGCAGCAGCAGACATTGTAAAGAACCTCTTGAATGCTCCGGGACATCCGTTCACAAATTGGCTGAATTATAATTTCGAAAGGCCTGAGATTAAATCCACAGATTTGATTCAAAGCATACAGAACCTTTGTCAACCAATTATCGCCACTACAAATTATGACGATTTGCTCAGGACTGTCGGTTCGGCACAGACTGATATGGCATTGGATTGGTCGCAACATGAAGAAATACAATCCTGTTTAAGTCAGCATAGGCGGTTTATCCTTCATTTACATGGTCTCTATACCAGACCCACTACTCCAATTTTCGGAGCAGGTGACTACGAAAACCTTAGAAATCAGCTTGGTTATAAGACAATACTGAACCAACTATGGATGCATAGACACTTTCTTTTTATAGGGTGCAGCCGTGATGGAGTAATGGATGAGGACTTTATGAGTGTTCTGAAACTTATGCAAGAGTGGTTTCCCGGCCAGCAGAAAGAACACTATATCTTGATGTCGGATAAAGAAATTGGATCTCAGCAGCATTTGGAGTTACTGCAGAAATGTAATGTACACTTGGTTCCTTTTGGAAAAGATTACAATGAACTTCCGCATTTTATTAACCACATAAATCCAAACGCGAAAGAAATCGTCCAGCGTTACAATCAACAAAAAGAACGTGCATTTGAGGGAATCCGATCGATACTGGAAGCGCAGCAAAATATTGATGTTGACCAGACAGTTAAGGAATTTATTAAGGAAAATCTTGGCTTACCCTACTATTGGTTATCGAATGATAAGATAAAGATTTTCATGGATGCTCTTGAAAATTATAATTCTGGGATACAAAAGAAAAGGGAAAAATTTGTGAACCTTCAGGTTATGATGCGGGCAATAATAAATATATCGGATCTGAAAAGCAAGATCGCCCTTTGGGCTAAGAACTCCCATGAGACAAATCATCTTAACAATATCGATTTTATAAATATGGGGATTTTAGCATGGGAATTACTCATCAGTATACCAGAAGAGATTCTCGAAGAGATTAAAATCAGGGACTTAAGGGTTGTACACCATGCCTATTTTGCAGGTACCCTTAGCAGCTTTTATCATGAAGCCAAAAGCTGGAAAGATTCAGGTAAACCGGAAGATCTAGATGGCGATAGGTATTTTTTCGAAAATCTTGTTCGTATTATGAACTCTTTGCTTGGAATTCTTGAATTGAATGTTAATGATCTCTATAATGAAAAACCGGTAGCCAAAATTGCCGTTGAATTACCAAAGGAATTTGTTTTGGCCGTGTGTCCAAAAAGCATCTCTATTACAAAGTCAGAAGACATCAGTGAGGTCGTAGCTGAATTACCTTGGGATGAAAGCCTTGAATTTTCTTTCGCGACAGTAATTACAGTTGGTCACACCAAGATCGTGATTGGATTCAATTCACAATACTGTTTCAAATGGAACCCGACCGAAGAACTTACCGCCACGAATTTTTTCGAAATAAACAAAGATGAAGTGATTGTAGAATTAGAGGTATTGAACCAGGGCCAGCATATTGTCTTAGAGATCTATACTTCCAAACGCAAAATTTTGATGGTGAATTTTTCTGACACCAATGAAACGAAACTTGAAAAAGGTTTTGTAAATTACGTAAAGTTATTGCTTAATGGGAAAACCTATTGTAAAGGAAGAATAGAAAAGAGCTTCCGAGGCGCAAGTGTCTTTGAACTCTCCTCACTCGGTGAATATCATCCAAAGATAACATCTGTTTCTTTGTGGGAACAATTATTAGAAATACCGGAAATTAATGCCGAGTATCATGATTATTTAAAACAGGAAAATTTTGACTCGAGAAGAAATGACATACTGTATCCTTATGTAGCAGACATTTCTTTAAGTAAAGTCGGATGGATTGACAAGGAACTGTTAGCCCTAAAGATCAGATTTGGCTTTACCGGTCCTGACTCGACTGCTATATTTATTATAGATCCCTCTATTGGCTATGAAAAGCCTATTTTTAAAATCTATTTCCCACACAAAATCTGTTTTTGTTTTGACACGTTCTCTTATGGCGAAAATGTAGACCTAATTGTTGGTTATCTAGATTTCAACGATGTAGGAAATCTTGTACAACACTTCGAAAAAATCCAACAAGCTGCACAAATGACAGCCTATAATCAACCAGGATTATTTCCTCAGGAAATCTTAAGCAGAACGCAAATTAGGGATATGTTTTATACCACACTTGTATCCCCTAATCGAGCACTTCTAATTGAAGAGGGTAAAATTCTGCATGATGTAAATTTGCGAACACAGCAAAATGTGACCATAGAATTTGAAGATCGCATACGATCAGTACGTTACTTTCAATAG